Part of the Ignavibacterium album JCM 16511 genome, TTATGCCTTTTGAAAAATTTCCTGAGCGGAAAGTGTTGCTCATTTGATTTGCAATATTGTCAAGAATTTTTTGTTCAATCTTGTCACTGATTTTTTTATCGGCAAGAATGTAGAATTGTTTATCAGAAAGCAAAATAAAAATCAGAACACCGGTTCTGTCTTTCGTTGCTGTAATTCCGGATTTCTGAAATTCTATTTCAGCAAGTTCTCTGATTGATTTTCGTCTCTCGAAAAAATTTCTTCTTTCTTTAATTACTACAAGAATTTCAGCCGAGGTTTTCTTTTCAACATTTTTAATTGTGTTTGAAATTCTCAGTAATTCATCATCACTCAAGTAATTGTAGATTATTCTTTTACTCATTCTGGCAATTAAAAATTTGTTGATGTCAAAATCAGGAATGAATTTGAAATTTCAAAATGTGAATAAGATTGGCCCGATTATAATTACGAGCCAATCTTAAATTAAACATCGAATTTATCTGTGACGAACTTCTATGTCTCCATCGGAAGTTGTTGCGATAAGTTTATTACCGCCATTATTTATTTCACCAATAATTCTTGTTCTGCTCATCTTCTCAACATTATTTAGTTTAAAATTGCAGGAAACATCTCCACCAGATGTTGAAAGCTCAACTTTAGCACTGAAGTCATATGGTAAAGTTATCTCAATATCTCCACCAGAGGTTCTTAGCTCAATTCCTTTATTCTGTCCTGTGTATTCAAGAGTAATATCTCCACCGGAAGTTTTAGCATCAACTGAAGCATCGTTTGAGAAAATTTTTATATCTCCTCCTGAAGTGTTTAATTTTACTGCACCGGTAAGTCTGTCAGCCCAGATATCTCCACCAGATGTATTTAAAGAAATTTCGCCACTAACACCGCCAACTTTTATATCTCCGCCAGCAGTTGAAATTTGGAGGTTAAAATTAGCGGGCACTTTAACTTCGTACTTCAGTTTGATATTTGAAATGAATTTCCACTTCTTTTTTCTTTCTCCTTTGATGTTGATGGATTGATTATCAGCATCAAAATAATATTCATATTTCTCCCTTGCATTTTCATTACCATAAATTTTTACTTCAACTTCATTTCTGTGCCAGGGAGTAATTGCCACATCTCCACCATCTGTAGAAAGCTTCAGAAGTTTTCCGGATTCGATTTTAAAATTTTTATGATGGATGAGTTCCAAATCTTTCTTGAAAAGATTTGAGGCGAAAGAACTACTGATTAGAGTAAAAGTTAAAAGCAGAAGTGTGGTTAAATAATTTTTCATGTTTCTCACCTTTTATTATTAGCTGATGTAAAGATATTCTGTTAGTAGATGAGGCGAGAAAACTTTTACTTGAACAGAATATTTTAATGATGAATGGAAAAATATTTTAACGGCTAAACAAAAGTGATTTACTCAAACTTACCGCCATTTAATAATTCAATTGCACGGTCAACAGATTTGTGAGTGCCATAGAGAATTATTGTGTCTCCAGCCATTAGAATATCTTTTCCTGAGGGATTGGAAATCATATTTCCATCACGGACAATAGCGATTATTGTTGCATCTGTTTGCGCACGAAGATTTATTTCAGCGAGAGTTTTGTTGATAAAAGAACAATCTTCGTTTACAAAGAAAGTTTCAGTTAATCCTTGTGCAAGAATTTCATCAAGGTGTGTAAATGCTGTTATGTCCATTGCTTCTTTACGCAGCAATCTATAGGATTCCTGTCTTAAAAGAGTAACCTGCTGCATAATTACATTAAGCGGTATGTGATACTTTTCAAGTACTTTCCTGAAAATCTGAAGTGCTGTTTCAAACTCTTCGGGAATTACTTCATCAGCACCGAGTTTTATCAACTCATCAACTTCGTTAATATATCTGGTTCGTACCAAAGCATAAATGGAAGGGTTAAGACTTTTAACAACTTTCAAACTCATTCTTGTTATCAAAGGGTCTGAAATAGCGTAAACTATTACATTGGCTCTTTCTGCTCCAGCTATTTTGAGAATGTCTTCGCGACTTATATCTCCAAACATGATGTATTCACCATTTTGCTTTTCCTGTCGAACAGTATCGGGATTCAATTCAATTACAATATATTTTATTCCAGTTTCCCTTAACACTCTTGCAAGATTTCTTCCATTCAATCCATATCCGGCAATGATAACATGAGCGGAAAGCTTTTCTGCATATTTAACTTCCTCATCATCGATTCGGGATTTAAGCTTCGCTGTTTGTCTGGTAATCCATGGTTCAAGTTGAAATATTATCGGTGTAAGAATCATTGTAAAGATTGAAGAAGCAAGAAATGAATTATAAAGATCATTGCCTATTAAGTTAAACTTTGTTCCTGCCTGAGCAAGAACAAATGAGAACTCTCCAATTTGTCCAAGCCCGATTCCACAAAGAATTGCTATTCTTAATGGATATTTCAGTGCGAGAACAATCAGAATTATAATAAAAGCTTTTAGGATAAAAGCAGAAACTGTTATTACGGATATGAGAAGAGGATTGTGAATTAC contains:
- a CDS encoding TPM domain-containing protein codes for the protein MSKRIIYNYLSDDELLRISNTIKNVEKKTSAEILVVIKERRNFFERRKSIRELAEIEFQKSGITATKDRTGVLIFILLSDKQFYILADKKISDKIEQKILDNIANQMSNTFRSGNFSKGIIDCINSLSDILSKHFPILPDDIDEISNKVRFS
- a CDS encoding DUF4097 family beta strand repeat-containing protein, translated to MKNYLTTLLLLTFTLISSSFASNLFKKDLELIHHKNFKIESGKLLKLSTDGGDVAITPWHRNEVEVKIYGNENAREKYEYYFDADNQSINIKGERKKKWKFISNIKLKYEVKVPANFNLQISTAGGDIKVGGVSGEISLNTSGGDIWADRLTGAVKLNTSGGDIKIFSNDASVDAKTSGGDITLEYTGQNKGIELRTSGGDIEITLPYDFSAKVELSTSGGDVSCNFKLNNVEKMSRTRIIGEINNGGNKLIATTSDGDIEVRHR
- a CDS encoding cation:proton antiporter, translated to MNEFLVIQDIVIILLVSLPIIFIFRKLNLPSLVGFLLAGMIIGPYGFKLIKSVDEIEVMAEIGVILLMFTIGLEVSFTQINRIKKFLITAGGLQFLITSAVTFLIFVFAGIPFNQSIFLGFLLALSSTVIIMKLLSDRNEIESPHGKISVSISLFQDLMIVPLFLILPILSTDKNIDTINALIKIGVAFGATAVLLFAAKYFMPPIVHQIARLRMREAFTVGIILLILGTAYITHLSGLSFAIGAFIAGLILADSDYNHQILAEILTLRDAFNSIFFVSVGLLLNIQFVIHNPLLISVITVSAFILKAFIIILIVLALKYPLRIAILCGIGLGQIGEFSFVLAQAGTKFNLIGNDLYNSFLASSIFTMILTPIIFQLEPWITRQTAKLKSRIDDEEVKYAEKLSAHVIIAGYGLNGRNLARVLRETGIKYIVIELNPDTVRQEKQNGEYIMFGDISREDILKIAGAERANVIVYAISDPLITRMSLKVVKSLNPSIYALVRTRYINEVDELIKLGADEVIPEEFETALQIFRKVLEKYHIPLNVIMQQVTLLRQESYRLLRKEAMDITAFTHLDEILAQGLTETFFVNEDCSFINKTLAEINLRAQTDATIIAIVRDGNMISNPSGKDILMAGDTIILYGTHKSVDRAIELLNGGKFE